The Corvus moneduloides isolate bCorMon1 chromosome 1, bCorMon1.pri, whole genome shotgun sequence nucleotide sequence tttctaaactaGTTTAAATTACACAAAAGCACACTTACGTAAACATAATTATATTActctttaaaaaatcaagtACTAAAAATGTAAGAAACGTGAGATTCCTCTTTTGGCTTAAATGCTTCTCCTTTCCACATCATGTGTAATGTTGATTACCTGTCTTAAGTCTGCATTAATTCCCATATCCCACCCTGATTCTTTGGCCTGGACACTTTTCAAGTCTCATTTCTAGTCTTATCCTTTTTCCGCTTGCcctgtgtgttcctgtgtttcTCTTATACACTGTCAGCTCTGCAGTTCAGAGATGAGGAGAGgccatttcctttttccaacTTGGATGCTTGGACCTAAAGCTGTAGTTCAGGGAAAATCTGGCCCAGCCTGAAGCAAGAGCACATTGTAATCATTGGAAAAGTTAGCTGCTTGAAGTATCTACTGAACACATGCCCAGAATCTCCAGCTTTGCCTAATTTGGGCAGCTTTTCACAGATCAAAGAGACATTGCTGTGTCGCATATCAAGGTCTTCACCCACTGCACAGATGTGTTcctagattaattttttttttctttttttaatgcaggcaTACTGAGAATGGCTGgtattttctgttgaaattaattttagaaaattatcTGATGCAAATACCCAGACCAGAACATTCCACCCAGGTGGTTATTATTAGCAAAGATAGAAACAACTGCAAATTAATTGCTGTAATGTATGGAGCTGGACACTCATGGTTTGTAGGCTTTGTTACTAATCTTACTTTGTACAGGTGTGTGGCAAAACTGGTTTTGAACACAGAAGTCCAGTCTGTTTTCTATAATATCTGCAGTTTATTTACATGGAATTATGGGAAGTGTAAATGAGCACAGAATTTAGCCCCTGTATTAAAACTCCTCACTAAAGCTactgaaacttcattttttgaagtgatttgttttgctgctcttgACTGTCTGCCGTGACAGTGAAGCTAAACCATCCCATCTGTTTGCCACATTAACCAGCTTTACTCAATTATTAAGCTATCACCTTGCATTTGGCGTGTAATATATTGGATTTTAAAGCGTAttttgaggagagaaaaatagtGAAGATCAAGAAGCAGTTTTCTTAATGCATTAGCTGAAAGTTAATGTTTTATGTTGCCATTTTATATTGtctttttctgggttttgttggttttgggagtttggttgttttgggtttttttgtcctggGATCTATTTTTAACTGACTGAAGTACTTTTGCAGGTGGTGTTTTTTTGCATGCTAATCCTGCAGAGAAACATTGTGTCCAACAAAGTATGCTGGGTCAGCAAAAGCAAGACACTTGTTCTGGAAAGACAGTATCCACAGGTATTTAGTGTGTATGGAGATTTGGCAAAATGAATGATTAACTATTATTGGCAGAAAAAGATCTAATGTTGTGTGTTAGAAAGTcgtgcatttttttttcccacagaagaGATACTCTTCCTTTCAAAGTCAGCAAAAGACTCAGCAGTGTTAATGTGCATTGAATATTCATTAATTGTCATCTgtattctgtcttttccttcaaaacaagatgatccttttttttggtgttattttCTCTCATATGTTCATTCATACACAAATTAAATACATACCTGCACAACTGAGGTGGACCTACaaggattatttaaaaaatgaacactgTTACTCAGTGGTTTCTATGGGGGTTATTTTCAAAATAGACTAGATAgtgctgaaaattaaatttcttctgATACTTTCTACAGTGTCTGAGTTCAGCAATGTTGTGTGCTTTACATAGGGAACAAACTAAAAGAAGTACAAAAATAAGGCAGATTAGGCTGGAGTAGACCTGACTTGGGAAGGCAGGGGAACCATGAAGAAGCAGCAACCCATGGAGGCTCCATTTCCTCCAGAGGGCTCTTCCCAGCATGGCTCTGTCAGAGAATTTAATGCATCgttgatttttgtatttttgtgtcACTGTCCACTTCTATACAATTTTAAGGTTATTTAGAAGGGAGGAAAGCTTATGCCATCCTGCAGGTTTCTGAGTGATTTGATACTTGCAGGTCCTAGCATGGTAGCCATTAATCTTTTAACTGAGACTTCTAAAGTAAAGGGGTTGAACTGCATTTGGTTTAGATTAGTGTGTAATTAGTAAAAGTGTCTACCTGTTGCCCCAACTCACACCCATCTGAAAGAGTGAGGACAACAGCAGTGAAGGATCTGCAGATTGACTTGTAGAAAGAATGTTGTCTAAAACAAAGGGCCATCCTCACAAATGCCATTGCACAGCCTCCCTTAAGTGAAACTTCCCCTTCTTAGGTGAAAGACTTCATGGGATTGCATAGGCACAAAGGCTTTTCCTCAGGTCACAGCTGACAAGTCAAAAAGAGTCCTTTGAAtcagagacagaaataatttggaGGAAACGGAATGCCCCTGAAAGATGCATGTGAGGTTTCCAAGCAGCCTTTGCACAAGGCAGGCAGCCAGAGCATATCCAAGTCCTTCAGCGTGATGAAGACGTGAATTACTATATCTCTGTCTGTGTGCAAAGGAAGTTGTTGAAACTTTTCACCAACTATAAATGGGAAACAGAATTTTGGTCACTTATGACACTTGCATGCTCTGGGTAGGGTCAGTAGAACCTCCAGTCTGTGAATTGACTGGCTGCTTTCTCCTGATCCAAGATGCTAAGTAGTCTTCCACCAGTTCTTCCAATTAGCTTTCCCAGTCTGCAAGCAAAATGTTAACAAAGTCTGAAGCATCATCAGACAGCTAGTCTGCATCTAGCCCTTCTCTATATTTAGGCACTGGCTAAGCAGCTTAACTACAGTAGCtgtgtgggaggggagggaaatgCAGAGTTGAGTATCCTTAGCTTACCAGAAGCACTGCAGTGAATACTTCTGCACTAAAATGTCTAATGTAAACttgtggaaaaacaaaagaagaaccaaaccaaaacaaaaaagttgtATTGAAGGTTGGTACCAAACATAGCTTGCCTGGAAAACTTACTTATGATAAAATTACACTAGTTGGAAAAAGTGTTTGTATAAAAATCCCATCTCAAACAGTTAAATCAATTCTTAGTATTGTGTTAACTGGGTGAGAAGGATATTGATCTAAACAGACCTTGTTTCAAAGAGCATCTTGTGTTTGATTTTGATGAAGGTCTTGGCTACTAGAGCAACATTCTCCAGGGGAATGCTGAGAAAATATGTGGAGATACTTTCTTTATAGAAAAGTGATTTTACTGCTTAATTTTGCATTAGGCAAGTCAATGCATTTAAGAAACATATGGTTCTTCTTAGAGCTAGTGCCATACATTATTTCcacaaatatttccttctaACCTCAAATTAACCTTGATTTTTGTGGCTACCATTTGTAGAGGTGGCATGTCCACAGCAAAACTTCCACCTTTTCCTGTTACCATTGGTTGAAGAGTGGGTGCCTTGTAACTTGGAGTAGCACAGGTAGTAGTCTGCTGAAATGCTGGCTTTCCTAAAAGTTTTATGCAAATCaattaatgaaattttgaaataaaaaaggagaggaacaagaaaaatgaaagagaatggaAACAGCTTCATGTTGAATATTGTGGCAAGCTGAATAGCTGCTGATTTGGAAAATGGCAAGCATAATCTGGAGAAACAAGAACTGACTCTGTTCCCTAAAAGGGATGTACACTTATTCTGTCACCTGCAGTATTTAAGCTATGCAGTTTGACCTGTAATTATCATTGAAGTTCAGGGCTAGTTTGATTAGTGATTACAATACACTACATAATTTTATTGTTCTTCTCAGAAGtacttaaattatttattcaaaaaaacaacaagaagaTACCTTGTAGGAAACAAATAGTCATCTGAGTATTAATAGAAATATTAGCAGCTGAAAATGTAAAAGTTTCTATATATTTAGTGACTagaatgtaaaaaaaccaattaaaaattGAGAATAAAAAGTGCTGTGGGGAAACAATTTTAAACACACcatgtttctgctttttccaggtTGCACAAATTCTGTAGGCCTGGACTTATCCTGTGTGCAGGGGTCTCAATATCTGTGTAGGAATTCCATATATACAGTAACCCAGTCTGCACAGAATGTATAGAAATTCAGAACATCTCTACAGACGTTGAGCAGAAAGTTTTGGCGGTACCCAGTAGTTTCACTTAATTGGAGTATAAAGAAAGTACATAATGGACTCGGGGTTTGATGCAGTCGTTGGCAATAAAACAATCAAAGGCTTATGCCCTGCATAGTTACTGCTCTATGAATCTGCTGATCAAAGAGTTTTGAAAAGCATCAGATCTACTAAATATGAACTGTACAGTTTATATGTGATTGCTCAGAGGATCCAACATGTCCTGAAGGCAAGGGGCTTTACTGCACATGTGCATACCATGAATATGTGTGTATATCTCTTCAGAAGTTCTGGTCATGAAACATGACAGGTTTGTACCTTGCAGTGCTTTTTGCAAAGTATGTGATGTCTGAGAAGAACATCCAGGATTAAGATAAATTTACTGGAGTTTCCAGTGTTGGTAGTAATTtacagttacatttttaaatccAGAGTAACCTACAAATGCATTTATAATACAGGTCTTTAAAATGGCAAGGAATGGAAACTTTCCTATGGAATTATCTTACTACAATATTTCAAGGTTCCAGCATTTACTTTCACGTGTTCTATTCAAATGTGATTCCtctctcaaaattatttttgcttatgTCCAAATTGCCTTTCAGCGTGGGATCTTTGTAGCTGAATTTTCAGTGGTTGAGATTGTTgggatttccttttttcaggaAACCTATCCCAGGTTTTAAGAACTGGAAGCATCAATAATTGAATTTGGGAGTGGGTAATGAGACTGATAGATTAAATGATAGTGGTACAATTAACTATGTATGAAGTCCTTTTCTGTGGAATCTGAAAGGTCAGCAGGTGTCTTTGCTGCCTAATGCATATTATATCATatgaattttatctttttccttttgtttgtttgaattaTCCTCCACATTCTTCTTTACTAAAACCATTTGTGACTTCTATGAACACAAGTAGAAACAGGAAGGAATTGTGATATAATGTTGATAAATTGCatctttcaagaaaatgtttaaataactTACTACAGTAGTTCTGTTGTGGGTTAGTGGCACATGAGTAATTTTTGTGATTGGGTATTTAACAGTAGTTTTTATTGACATATTCTTTTAAGTCTTCTTTGATTTTATTATACATTATTTGCATGTTTTGCAGCAGTAATTTTTCTAAGACTTCATCAGGCAAACTTTGGTCTGTATCTGATAAAACCCACAAATTCAAAATATTAGAGGAAGTCTGAAAGGATAGCATGATTCTGTTTGAGAGAGATGATCAGAGCTGGTGCTCAGAGAAATTCTGTGTCATGGAGCTTAAATCCTGTCCCTGTTCTTCCAGCAGAGTTTTGGCAGCATGCtattgcagcttttccagggctGAAGGGGCTTATGGGTGTATTTGTTCTGAAATGTCATGTAGTTTCTAACCTTGAATGAAACATCCAATTAATATTtgattaagaagaaattttttttcatatctctGTTCAAGCATGTTGCTTCAGACAGTGCTATGTCTATGAAACTTTTGCAATTCTAAATTTAATTGGGTGGTCATTTAAAtgcctaaatattttttataagcTAGTGTGTAATAGTATCCTTTGCAAGCAGTTTTACTTTTGagagagtaatttttaaaaaatactgtgtatCACATCTTTGTTATGTTATTCTTACAGATAAACAGAAATCCCCTTCGGATATAATACaaagttttcagaagaaaagtcaGTTTAGGACCATTGCTCCAAAAATGGTACCAAAAATTTTAACATCTGGAGTGGTTTCTTGTCTTCAGTCATCTTTGCCTGAGCCAATTACACCAATTGCAGCTTCAGGTGGTTCCAAGCCACTGGTGGTACCAGCTCAGAACTATGCTGTCATGCAGGTGGCTGCTCACAAGGGGACGTTTTCCCTGTTGGCTGTGCCGTGTGTTGCACCTGCCCTAACACAGCACGTTCAGCAGTCAGCTGTGGCCCCTTCTGAAAACCTAAAGCTGCCCATCCCCAGGTACCAATCTGTAAGAAATAAATTGCTGAGTgacaaaaaaccagcacaaatcTCTGGTTTGAGTGCACGTAACAAGTTTCCTACCAAAGCACTAATCTCATCACAGACTTCCTCCATGACTACTGTAACTGAAGACTGTCCTGAAGCTCATTCTAGTTCAGATTCAGCTGAGCAAGGGATGATAAGAGACTGTGACTCAGCTGAAATTGGAGTTGCTAcattaataaagaaaagcaattgtGGGGAATCTGGATCTCCTTTAatgaacaaaactgaaattgaTAGCAATAGTATTTCTGGACCATCTGTAGTTGAAGACTCCCTATCCAAGCCAGCAAGTACAACTAATCCCCTGAAACTAAGTCTACACTCTGTGAAGACAGCATCAGAAACCACAAGAGAGTCACTTACGACATCTgagaaactaaagaaaaaacctACAAATTCTGCAAATCCTGTTGCTGTCTTGTCACCAGCAGTTTTTTGCAGTACAATTCAGATGACTCCGTCAGCACCAAAAGGAAAACTTCCTATTTTGCCTTACTCAAGGATGAAAAATTCAGTATTCTGTAAATCCAAGGTGAATGCTAATGTTATGGATATATCTGGTCATTCACTAAAATCTGAGTCTGAAAAGATACCATCTTTGATGAAAACCAAAGCCTTTGATAAGCAATTAGCTGTATCATTTACACAAGTACCCAAACAAACCACTCGAGAAAATACCTTCTCTCCATCCAGCAAAGTGGATGATGTCGACAGCCTTAAGAAATTGAACAGTGCAGCCTCTAAaagaagaggcaggaaaaaaagagcccCGGATGATTTATTGGCATTTCAGGCCAAGCGAAGGAATAAAGCAGAAGCAGTGAAAAAATACCGCAGTATCAGACCAAAACCAGTGGTGGTTGCGCAGGCGCTTGCACCGCTGACTCCTGCAGCAATCATAGACACACCGTCTCGTGAGCAAGACTTACTTTTAAATGGCTCACTCGCCAATAAATGTTTAAGTTCCAAGCAAAGTGATGCTACATCAGCTAAATCAAGTGATCTAAGTAGAAATACATGTTCAGCCACCCCTAAGCCGCTGCACAGATGTCATGTTTGTAACCACACGTTCCAGTTTAAGCACCATCTCCAGGACCACATGAACATGCACACGAGCCGGCGGCTGTACAGCTGCAGGATCTGCCGGAAGGCGTATATCCATTCTGGGAGCCTCAGCACCCATATGAAGCTTCATCACAACGAAGGCAAACCCAAAAAGCTGGTGTGCTGTGAATTCTGTGCTAAAGTTTTTGGCCATGCCGAAGTGTACTTTGGCCACCTCAGGGAAGTCCACAGGGTTGTTATCAGCACAGAGCCCTCTACTAGTGAGCAACAGATGCAAGATACTTTAAAGAAGAGAGACAGGAATATAAAAGAGGCAGAAGAAGCTACAGAGAGGTGAGAGTTTTCACTAATTAAATGCTAATGAAAACTGGATTTCAAGTTGTCAGTGGAAATCTATAAACCTCACCATTATGAAAattgttgcttttttcccccaagtgaGATTCCTAAAGGTTTAAATATTCCATTTGAATCTAGTCAATCCATTAGATCAACCAGTATATTTTAGCTGATTTATTGGCTAAAAATCGTTATTGAGACTTGAATATGCAAAGTAATTTTGCATATATTCTAGTAACACCCAATATACTTCCATATTTGGGTCAGTTGGTTTCTTGTGGTTAGCATTCTGTTAATCTGCATCTTCTGTCCTACCCACTTTGGGGTTTTCCCTAGAAGATAAGGGAACCAATTGCAGTAAGTGAAAAACAATTCATATTTCAGCATTAGcttgcagtttgttttccttcttaaataccATTATCCCATTTCCTTTTAGGGAGTGCTGTGAGCTAATCCATCCTGAGTTTGCTGCTTTTGTGATCACTCAGCCAAGTAGAAAAGTTAATTTATCATATTAAGATGGATAGAACATTCTTTTACCTCTCTATTATGATTTTGAGGTGAAATCTCTTGATACAGTTTAAatgttgccttttttgtttgttccactgtgcatttattttcactgacGAATACTCAGGGTTTTAATGTAACTCCTCACTGCAACACTACAGTTCCATTTTACTCGTTTTACTTTGCACAGCTCCACTCTCTGGAGCATCAGTTAGAAATTTTTAAGGTCTTGAGGCTGAGAAACAGCAGTACTTTTCTGTCAGTCTTAGTAGCTGTCATAGTAGCTGTTGTTAAAAGGTTATTTCTACCATGGCTAATTTTGGAGGCAATTCTTAAGCTCAGAAGTGTTATTTGGTTCCAGTTTTTTCCAAACCAGCtttactattatttatttagtttctttttttttcctcttttgagtGAATCAGATACTGTAGAAACAATGcctgtttttaattaaaagtgttTCATGACTGTCATCTCTTCTTGGAACTTATAAGGACAGAAATTGCCATCCCTTTTCTCTGCCTGGCTAATACTGAAATAgcttgtatttcctttttttcaacaGGGGAAATAAGTGCAATTTTGAGGACCTATTCCATAACCCGGGAGAAGTGAAATTACAGGTCAAATGTGGTCAATGCCAGTTTATTGCAGAGTCTTTTGGTGAAATGAAGTTTCACTTACTGTGCTGCCATGGAGAAGAGATTCAGGGAAGAGTAAAGGAAGGGATTTTGCAAGGAAACAGAGGAACAAGGGGGGAACTGGTGAAACACACAACCCACTTGTGGAAACAGCGCAGCGAGAGAAGACGTTTAGCAAAGTGCAGTGCCTGTCAGGAGGAGCTGTACACTGTTCCAAAACTGAAGAGACAGATAAACTTCCACCATCAAAATAATGTCAATATTTTACCTAAAAGTGAACTGACTCAGTCAGGAAGTAGTGAAGCCTCCAAGGAGAGGCAAAATGTGGGGTTTGGTACACCAAgcaaaaaaatagaattttggTCTAAAGCGGGCTATAACTGCATTTTATGCAAACGgttatttggaagaaaagaggatCTTTGTGATCATTGGCAGAGTCATCATAATTGTGAAGACCCTTCCACTTTATGGGCAATTTTTACTTTGGTATCAAAACAAGGAATTACTGAACTTTCTGATAACGGTGAATATTGAAGCTTAACTCTACAATGCTATGAAAAGCATTAACTACCTTACCAAATTGTTTTTTCACTGTCTTGCTAAACTAACTCAACAGAAGTATCATTTCAAAGGTTTGTTAGTTGGgtttgttggggattttttaaaaagttatacTAACCTTTATTTTGGTGactagaaaatgtatttattcagtATCATTCCAGATGGGTACATGGAATCTGATTATGAATGATTGTACTTAAAATTCATGCTTAAGGAACTTTGTAACAGCAAATACTCAATACTAATGGTTAATCTCAAGGAAATAGAtttgtaaattaaattatacTATACACACAAAAATCAATTTATATGTTGTAATCTCAATCTGGAATGAAATTACAAACCTGACTGGAAGTCAGGTCCCAACTATGCTTCCAGATTTTCTGGTAAATGCATATTTCCATACAGTTCTCTTGATCATTGGAATGTGCTTACATGCAGCTGGCACTCAGGAGCTTTATAGTCTATAATTTAAGAACTTTTAATTCTTGTTGTCTTGATTTCAGTGTCTTCAACCATGTTCATTGCTTGCAGGTGTTTTTGTGTTCAGTTCTGTCCTGGTAACAGCAAAGATCTCTGTATTTTAGCAGTAAAAcctttacatgtatttttttgcCTGTAGCTTTTTGGGTCGAAGATGAGTTGCCACGCATTAAGATGGAGCCCAGCACATCTCCAGGGGACAGGTCCTGTCAGGCTGTCAGGGGATGCAGTTCTGGAGCTTGGTTTTGATGAAAAGGTCATTGAAACCATTGAATCCAATTTGAAATTGGTGTTTAAACTGCTTAAAGCCTTATGTACCTCTGAATTATTTTGGGAGCAATAATGGAGGCAGTCTTGAGAAATCGCTGCATCACTCTCCAGCAGAAGTCAGAGCATGTCAGAGGGCAAGCTGAAAAATACACCAGTACTATCCTTGCAGTACTACTCTATTCATTCCTTCTTGTGGTCAGCTGTAGTTGAGGGACTGCGTTGATGAAAGAGTCATTCCTAAAATAGCCTGAGTTGCCGCTTGCTGTTTTGCAAAAATTATGGTGATGAAAACATGAGATCTAAAAATGTTGGGCTTTCTGAGTAGGATTCCAGAGGCTGTTGCAATATTTTGTGtatatgttttgtttttaaaaagtaaacgCAATTTTGATGACCTAATAGTTTTGAATGCAATTTCTTGTTGTATGGTGCTTTGCCCTGAAATTGAACTATAAGGCAGGAATCAAGaataataaaagacaaaaagaaaatgctcatAGAACTGTACAGGTGCCTGATAAGGTAGAAGAATTCCCATGGATTTTCAAAACTTCCTTCCTACTAGCTGTTgctataaatttatatttttggcTGTTTCTTCGCTTTCATATATTGGGGATATTTTATGCTGAATTACCTTAAAAGTAGTACTTGTTCTTATTCTTGACACATTCCTCTTTTAATGCCTACaatatattcatatttattttcactggCACATTTGTAAAGGAAtagctatttttaaagttaGTGTTTCATATCAGACTGAGGCTGTATTTAACTTAGTAGAGTGTGTTGCATTTAGCAGCATTTTTTACTCCTGCAACttaatcctttaaaaaacaaacagcagggTGTTTCCATGAAACAGAAATGTGAGAACAATCTCTCCTTCCCATAGTTACACTATATCAAAGGGAAATTTATTCCCAGCATAAAGCATGCATTTTACGAGTTGGGAAAAACCATTTAAAAGGTTTGATCATGATCTTTTTTTGGAATGAACATTAAGTCACCCATCCCAAGGAATAGTTTAAAATGAGCAGGCATCAATGCAGTGCTGAGGCAAAGTCCCTCCTGTTCAGGAACAGCATCAGCAATGGCAGAGTGGCcccttaaaattattttcaaaaagtatTTGTTAAAAACAGTGGTGCATCAGAGCCTGTGATGTAGATGAGTTGTGTGGGGGTGTTCATCGGGCAAGAAGTGCACTTTCCCTGGAGGGGAAGGTGCAGTGGTGATgggaggaaggggctggaatgaAGGAGTCAGCTGCGTTTTCTTTAATAGAAATTTTCATGTGCAGTCttttcatcatatttttgtacttctctccctttcttcaGGCCACATGGGTAAAGGGGTCTCAGCTTTCAGCAGTTCAAAGcctgaaaacatgttttaaagcATGGTTCTAAGCCACTTCTCAGTGTCCtcataaatgtttaaaattagaagccttttttttctgagcctGAAAGCAGTCTTATGTTTCAGACTATTATGATTATGGTAGATTATGAAAGGTTGGGACTTTGGAAAATAGCTTTGCATTAAATACAGATGTGTCCtttgtttaaaatgtgtttgtttggCATTTGTG carries:
- the ZNF438 gene encoding zinc finger protein 438 isoform X2; translation: MELDTHGGVFLHANPAEKHCVQQSMLGQQKQDTCSGKTVSTDKQKSPSDIIQSFQKKSQFRTIAPKMVPKILTSGVVSCLQSSLPEPITPIAASGGSKPLVVPAQNYAVMQVAAHKGTFSLLAVPCVAPALTQHVQQSAVAPSENLKLPIPRYQSVRNKLLSDKKPAQISGLSARNKFPTKALISSQTSSMTTVTEDCPEAHSSSDSAEQGMIRDCDSAEIGVATLIKKSNCGESGSPLMNKTEIDSNSISGPSVVEDSLSKPASTTNPLKLSLHSVKTASETTRESLTTSEKLKKKPTNSANPVAVLSPAVFCSTIQMTPSAPKGKLPILPYSRMKNSVFCKSKVNANVMDISGHSLKSESEKIPSLMKTKAFDKQLAVSFTQVPKQTTRENTFSPSSKVDDVDSLKKLNSAASKRRGRKKRAPDDLLAFQAKRRNKAEAVKKYRSIRPKPVVVAQALAPLTPAAIIDTPSREQDLLLNGSLANKCLSSKQSDATSAKSSDLSRNTCSATPKPLHRCHVCNHTFQFKHHLQDHMNMHTSRRLYSCRICRKAYIHSGSLSTHMKLHHNEGKPKKLVCCEFCAKVFGHAEVYFGHLREVHRVVISTEPSTSEQQMQDTLKKRDRNIKEAEEATERGNKCNFEDLFHNPGEVKLQVKCGQCQFIAESFGEMKFHLLCCHGEEIQGRVKEGILQGNRGTRGELVKHTTHLWKQRSERRRLAKCSACQEELYTVPKLKRQINFHHQNNVNILPKSELTQSGSSEASKERQNVGFGTPSKKIEFWSKAGYNCILCKRLFGRKEDLCDHWQSHHNCEDPSTLWAIFTLVSKQGITELSDNGEY
- the ZNF438 gene encoding zinc finger protein 438 isoform X1, coding for MQNPLTTSAGGVFLHANPAEKHCVQQSMLGQQKQDTCSGKTVSTDKQKSPSDIIQSFQKKSQFRTIAPKMVPKILTSGVVSCLQSSLPEPITPIAASGGSKPLVVPAQNYAVMQVAAHKGTFSLLAVPCVAPALTQHVQQSAVAPSENLKLPIPRYQSVRNKLLSDKKPAQISGLSARNKFPTKALISSQTSSMTTVTEDCPEAHSSSDSAEQGMIRDCDSAEIGVATLIKKSNCGESGSPLMNKTEIDSNSISGPSVVEDSLSKPASTTNPLKLSLHSVKTASETTRESLTTSEKLKKKPTNSANPVAVLSPAVFCSTIQMTPSAPKGKLPILPYSRMKNSVFCKSKVNANVMDISGHSLKSESEKIPSLMKTKAFDKQLAVSFTQVPKQTTRENTFSPSSKVDDVDSLKKLNSAASKRRGRKKRAPDDLLAFQAKRRNKAEAVKKYRSIRPKPVVVAQALAPLTPAAIIDTPSREQDLLLNGSLANKCLSSKQSDATSAKSSDLSRNTCSATPKPLHRCHVCNHTFQFKHHLQDHMNMHTSRRLYSCRICRKAYIHSGSLSTHMKLHHNEGKPKKLVCCEFCAKVFGHAEVYFGHLREVHRVVISTEPSTSEQQMQDTLKKRDRNIKEAEEATERGNKCNFEDLFHNPGEVKLQVKCGQCQFIAESFGEMKFHLLCCHGEEIQGRVKEGILQGNRGTRGELVKHTTHLWKQRSERRRLAKCSACQEELYTVPKLKRQINFHHQNNVNILPKSELTQSGSSEASKERQNVGFGTPSKKIEFWSKAGYNCILCKRLFGRKEDLCDHWQSHHNCEDPSTLWAIFTLVSKQGITELSDNGEY
- the ZNF438 gene encoding zinc finger protein 438 isoform X3, yielding MLGQQKQDTCSGKTVSTDKQKSPSDIIQSFQKKSQFRTIAPKMVPKILTSGVVSCLQSSLPEPITPIAASGGSKPLVVPAQNYAVMQVAAHKGTFSLLAVPCVAPALTQHVQQSAVAPSENLKLPIPRYQSVRNKLLSDKKPAQISGLSARNKFPTKALISSQTSSMTTVTEDCPEAHSSSDSAEQGMIRDCDSAEIGVATLIKKSNCGESGSPLMNKTEIDSNSISGPSVVEDSLSKPASTTNPLKLSLHSVKTASETTRESLTTSEKLKKKPTNSANPVAVLSPAVFCSTIQMTPSAPKGKLPILPYSRMKNSVFCKSKVNANVMDISGHSLKSESEKIPSLMKTKAFDKQLAVSFTQVPKQTTRENTFSPSSKVDDVDSLKKLNSAASKRRGRKKRAPDDLLAFQAKRRNKAEAVKKYRSIRPKPVVVAQALAPLTPAAIIDTPSREQDLLLNGSLANKCLSSKQSDATSAKSSDLSRNTCSATPKPLHRCHVCNHTFQFKHHLQDHMNMHTSRRLYSCRICRKAYIHSGSLSTHMKLHHNEGKPKKLVCCEFCAKVFGHAEVYFGHLREVHRVVISTEPSTSEQQMQDTLKKRDRNIKEAEEATERGNKCNFEDLFHNPGEVKLQVKCGQCQFIAESFGEMKFHLLCCHGEEIQGRVKEGILQGNRGTRGELVKHTTHLWKQRSERRRLAKCSACQEELYTVPKLKRQINFHHQNNVNILPKSELTQSGSSEASKERQNVGFGTPSKKIEFWSKAGYNCILCKRLFGRKEDLCDHWQSHHNCEDPSTLWAIFTLVSKQGITELSDNGEY
- the ZNF438 gene encoding zinc finger protein 438 isoform X4; this encodes MQNPLTTSADKQKSPSDIIQSFQKKSQFRTIAPKMVPKILTSGVVSCLQSSLPEPITPIAASGGSKPLVVPAQNYAVMQVAAHKGTFSLLAVPCVAPALTQHVQQSAVAPSENLKLPIPRYQSVRNKLLSDKKPAQISGLSARNKFPTKALISSQTSSMTTVTEDCPEAHSSSDSAEQGMIRDCDSAEIGVATLIKKSNCGESGSPLMNKTEIDSNSISGPSVVEDSLSKPASTTNPLKLSLHSVKTASETTRESLTTSEKLKKKPTNSANPVAVLSPAVFCSTIQMTPSAPKGKLPILPYSRMKNSVFCKSKVNANVMDISGHSLKSESEKIPSLMKTKAFDKQLAVSFTQVPKQTTRENTFSPSSKVDDVDSLKKLNSAASKRRGRKKRAPDDLLAFQAKRRNKAEAVKKYRSIRPKPVVVAQALAPLTPAAIIDTPSREQDLLLNGSLANKCLSSKQSDATSAKSSDLSRNTCSATPKPLHRCHVCNHTFQFKHHLQDHMNMHTSRRLYSCRICRKAYIHSGSLSTHMKLHHNEGKPKKLVCCEFCAKVFGHAEVYFGHLREVHRVVISTEPSTSEQQMQDTLKKRDRNIKEAEEATERGNKCNFEDLFHNPGEVKLQVKCGQCQFIAESFGEMKFHLLCCHGEEIQGRVKEGILQGNRGTRGELVKHTTHLWKQRSERRRLAKCSACQEELYTVPKLKRQINFHHQNNVNILPKSELTQSGSSEASKERQNVGFGTPSKKIEFWSKAGYNCILCKRLFGRKEDLCDHWQSHHNCEDPSTLWAIFTLVSKQGITELSDNGEY